Proteins from one Catenulispora sp. EB89 genomic window:
- a CDS encoding inositol-3-phosphate synthase, with translation MTRNDKSPIGAWLVGSRGSIATTVVSGAAAITAGTAGAVGCVTELADFASAGLVPLDRLVFGGCDVVTTPLRKRAEQLASAGVIPAHVGAAVGDALDRAENEMITIAGPGTGVPQRVRADCLIKALADFQARTGCEQVVVVNVASTEPTPDSDPAYQSLQALEAALDTRPDVLPPSSLAAYAAFRSGHPFVDFTPSVGARLPALDELARQANLPYAGNDGKTGETLVKSVLAPMFAYRGLDVRSWYSANILGGGDGATLSDSEACDTKIRSKASSLSKLLGYAPESTVRIDYVADMGDWKTAWNHVAFQGFLGVQMKLQFTWQGCDSALAAPLILDLVRLAAFAQQRGESGPLSEFGFFFKDPVGDGDDSRLSGQYDRLRAWVAGTPAPAGTAS, from the coding sequence ATGACTCGAAACGACAAGTCGCCGATCGGCGCGTGGCTCGTGGGCTCGCGAGGCTCGATCGCCACGACCGTGGTCTCCGGCGCGGCCGCCATCACGGCCGGCACCGCCGGCGCCGTCGGCTGCGTCACCGAACTGGCCGACTTCGCCTCCGCCGGGCTCGTCCCGCTGGACCGGCTGGTGTTCGGCGGCTGCGACGTGGTCACCACGCCGCTGCGCAAACGCGCCGAGCAGCTGGCGTCCGCCGGGGTGATCCCGGCGCACGTCGGCGCCGCGGTCGGGGACGCCCTGGACCGCGCAGAGAACGAGATGATCACCATCGCGGGCCCCGGGACCGGTGTCCCGCAGCGGGTCCGCGCGGACTGCCTGATCAAGGCGCTGGCCGACTTCCAGGCCCGCACCGGCTGCGAGCAGGTGGTCGTGGTGAACGTCGCCTCCACCGAGCCCACCCCCGATTCCGATCCGGCCTACCAGAGCCTCCAGGCGCTGGAAGCAGCCCTGGACACCCGTCCCGACGTCCTCCCGCCGAGTTCCCTCGCGGCTTACGCCGCCTTCCGCAGCGGACATCCCTTCGTCGACTTCACCCCGTCGGTCGGCGCCCGCCTGCCGGCCCTGGACGAGTTGGCCCGCCAGGCGAACCTGCCCTATGCGGGCAATGACGGCAAGACAGGCGAAACCCTGGTGAAGTCGGTGCTCGCGCCGATGTTCGCCTACCGGGGCCTGGACGTGCGGTCCTGGTACAGCGCCAACATCCTCGGCGGCGGCGACGGCGCCACCCTGTCCGACTCCGAGGCCTGCGACACCAAGATCCGGTCCAAGGCCTCCTCGCTGTCCAAGCTCCTGGGCTACGCCCCGGAGAGCACCGTGCGGATCGACTACGTCGCCGACATGGGCGACTGGAAGACCGCCTGGAACCACGTCGCCTTCCAGGGCTTCCTCGGCGTGCAGATGAAGCTCCAGTTCACCTGGCAGGGTTGCGACTCGGCGCTGGCCGCCCCGCTCATCCTGGACCTGGTCCGGCTCGCCGCCTTCGCCCAGCAGCGCGGCGAATCGGGTCCGCTGTCGGAGTTCGGCTTCTTCTTCAAGGACCCGGTCGGCGACGGCGACGACAGCCGGCTGTCGGGCCAGTACGACCGCCTCAGGGCGTGGGTCGCGGGCACGCCGGCCCCGGCCGGGACCGCGTCGTGA